One Novipirellula caenicola genomic window carries:
- a CDS encoding heavy-metal-associated domain-containing protein, translating to MRGIAYAIAALAAVIIMVAIAKMPPNPAQPTNEVASAKTETVSSEVMADEGTLTLAVPEMHCSVSCYPRVKEVLENTEAVETVELAAQKEEGIIDNRQVIVHYKPGFDVGQALTALEKEGFSKSDVVH from the coding sequence ATGCGTGGAATTGCTTACGCGATCGCAGCCCTTGCCGCCGTTATCATCATGGTGGCTATTGCAAAAATGCCCCCTAACCCGGCACAACCCACAAACGAAGTGGCCAGTGCGAAGACCGAAACGGTGTCCAGCGAAGTGATGGCCGACGAAGGAACGCTGACGCTTGCGGTTCCTGAAATGCACTGCTCGGTGTCGTGCTACCCCCGTGTCAAGGAAGTACTGGAAAACACCGAAGCGGTGGAAACCGTCGAGTTGGCTGCACAGAAAGAAGAAGGCATCATCGACAATCGACAAGTGATCGTGCACTACAAACCGGGCTTTGATGTCGGCCAAGCTCTGACCGCTTTGGAAAAGGAAGGCTTCTCCAAATCCGACGTCGTGCACTAG